The window TGTCTGCCTCCACATTGGTTGTGTAATTAAAAACCCCGGGGCAGAAGGGGGATGCCTTGTCTTTTCCAAGAAGATCCTTGCGCACGATGGTCAGGGTGACACCCGGGTGACCAATATTTTTCGACGCACAGGCAAAGAGTACTCCAACACCGTCGGCGTGCCAATCGATCGGCTTCGTTGTGAAGTCCGAACTTGCATCGATGACCAGGGGGATCTCCCGGCGCGACTCTGGAAGTCTGGGAAGCCTGTGCAGCTCAACGCCATTTACGGTCTCATTGGAGCAAAGAAAGACGTATTTACTCTTGGGATCAATATCCTCTTCTTTCAGCTCGGGGAAGGTCGTATACCCCCCCGTTTGAGGGTCCCTTCCATCAATGGCTTGAACGGTACAGTACCTCTGAGCTTCTTCGCTGGCCCTCTCTGTCCACGTGCCGTTAACGATGTATGTCGCAACGTCCGAGGTGTTATGGCAGAGGTTCAACGGTACGGCGGCAAACTGCCCGTGGCCGCCGCCATGTGTAAACAGCACCTCGTAGTCATCCGGTATCTCCATGATTCGTCTGACAGACGATGTTACGTGGTTGAGTATATCCAGGAACTCCGGTGAACGGTGCGATAATGCGAGAGAAGTGAGCCCGGGTTTTTGGAAGCTGGCAGCAATCTCGTCCTCGACCGCTTTGGGTAAGGATGTAGGTCCAGGACTGAAGTTGATGAGCTTTACCGAAGGGGAGGCTG of the Desulfosediminicola ganghwensis genome contains:
- the serC gene encoding 3-phosphoserine/phosphohydroxythreonine transaminase, whose amino-acid sequence is MTTTINENSHPALVGSLRPASPSVKLINFSPGPTSLPKAVEDEIAASFQKPGLTSLALSHRSPEFLDILNHVTSSVRRIMEIPDDYEVLFTHGGGHGQFAAVPLNLCHNTSDVATYIVNGTWTERASEEAQRYCTVQAIDGRDPQTGGYTTFPELKEEDIDPKSKYVFLCSNETVNGVELHRLPRLPESRREIPLVIDASSDFTTKPIDWHADGVGVLFACASKNIGHPGVTLTIVRKDLLGKDKASPFCPGVFNYTTNVEADNLWNTAATFNIEVVSFLMDWLEREGGVAENERRSIAKSRILYDVIDNSDGFYSTPVQDKKLRSRMNIPFNIKGGDEKLTEEFLIQSWNEGIVGLRTLTPFGVGDYLRASLYNAITEEDAAALADFMQQFASKYSA